GCTGGAACTCGCCCTCGGCCCGCATCACGAGCCGCTCGATGCGCTGGGCCACGCGAACGGTGGCCGCCGCCAGACTGGCGAACGCCTGCAGGGACGCCAGATCCACGGGCGCCAGCCTTCCGGGTGACAGTGCGTCCACGGTCAGCAGGCCCCAGACGTGTCCATCCACGAGCAAGGGACAGCCCAGGCAGTCATGCACCTGGAGATCGCCTCTGGCCCCCTGCACCAGGCCATCGTAGGGATCCGGCAAGGGGCTGTCGGCGGGAAACCGGGTGGGAGTCGCGCTCGCGAGCAGGACCTGGAAGCGTGGATGCTCGCTCACCCGGAAGCGTCGCCCCAGGGTGTCCTCGGAGAGGCCATTGACCGACAGCGGTACCAACCACTCCCCCTCCAGGCGCAGCAGCGCGACCGCGTCGCAGGGCATCAGCACCCGCAACGCCTGCAGCAGCCGCCGGTAGCGCTCGCGCTCGGGCAGCTCCCGTGACAGGTCATCCACCAGGGGGATCAACGCGTGGAGCAGGGGATTGGGAGTCATTTCGACCACCGGAAGTCGATTCGACTCCGCGTCCCCCAGGTCGAAATGACCTGGGCCCATCCCAACCCCTTGATTTCCTGGTGTCCGGAAGTCGGCATGGAAGCTGCTCCTATCAAAGCACGACGTCCCGGTGGTGGAGGTTTTCCCCGCTACCCGTGCCGTGAACCCCAATCCGGAGCCCATCCCATGCTCAATGCTCAGCAACGCGCCATCGTCAAAGCCACCGTGCCGCTGTTGGAGACCGGTGGCGAAGCCCTGACCACGCACTTCTATCGCATCATGCTCGGCGAATATCCCGAGGTGCGCCCGCTCTTCAATCAGGCCCACCAGGCCAGCGGTGCCCAGCCCCGAGCCCTGGCCAATGCCGTGCTGCGCTACGCCCGCCACATCGATGAGCTGGAGCAGCTCGGCGGGCTCATGAAGCAGATCATCAACAAGCATGTGGCCCTGCGGGTCCTGCCCGAGCACTACCCCATCGTGGGCACGTGCCTGCTGCGCGCCATCCGCGAGGTGCTCGGGGCACAGGTGGCGACGGACGAGGTGATCGCCGCGTGGGCCGCCGCCTACCAGCAACTGGCCGATCTGCTCATCTCCAGCGAGGAGCGGGTCTACGAGGAGACGGCCCAGGCGCGCGGCGGCTGGCGCGGCGGGCGCGAGTTCCGGGTCATCCGCAAGGAGCAGGAGAGCGCGGAGATCATCTCCTTCTACCTGGCGCCCGCGGATGGTGGCCCGCTGATGGACTTCGTGCCGGGGCAGTACATCGGCATGCGGCTCGTCATCGACGGCGTCGAGATGCGCCGCAACTACTCGCTGTCGGCGGTGCCCAATGGCGAGTCCTACCGGATCAGCGTCAAGCGCGAGCCGAACGGCAAGGTGTCCAACCACCTGCATGATCGGGTGGGAGTGGGGGACTCGCTGGAGCTGTTCCCTCCCGCGGGCGAGTTCACCCTGAGCCCGAGCACCAAACCCCTGGTGCTCATCAGCGGTGGCGTGGGCATTACCCCGACGCTCGCCATGCTGACGGCGGCCCTGCCCCAGGGGCGGCCCATCCACTTCATCCACTGCGCGCGCAACGCCGGGGTCCACGCCTTCCGCGAGTGGGTGGACGCGCAGGCCGGCAAGCATCCCCACCTGCGGCGCTTCTACTGCTACTCCCAGGTCACCGAGGGGGCGCCCCAGCCGGATGCCGTCGGACTGCTGGATCGCGAGCTGCTCGCGCGATGGCTGCCCGAGGCGCGGGACATCGATGTCTATTTCCTCGGCCCCAAGCCCTTCATGGCGGCCATCCAGCGCTCCTTGAGGGAGCTGGGCGTGCCCGAGCAGCAGTGCCACTACGAGTTCTTCGGCCCGGCGGCGTCGCTGGCGTAGCACTCCGGGTCGTCGAGCCGGGCTACCCTTCTTTGTCGGTGAGCGTTTCCCGCGTTTTCCGAGGGAAGGGTCGCCCGTATCATCCGCCGCATGAATACCGGTGTCCTTCCTCCCGAGCGGCGGTCCTCCCTGCGCCTGGGCGATGGCCGCGTCCTCGCGTGGTCCGAATGGGGACCCCCCGAGGGTCTCCCCGTGCTGTTCTGCACGGGAGCCGCCATGAGCGGCTCACTCGGCTTCGGCGCGAACCATCTCGCGGAGCTCGGCTCGAGGCTCATCGCCATCGACCGGCCCGGCCTCGGCGCGTCCGACGCGCATCCCGGCAAGACCCTGGCCTCCTGGGTGGAGGACACGCGGCAGCTCCTCTTGGCGCTGGGCTCGCTGCGGGACGTCACCGCCGTGGGTTTCTCCCAGGGCGCGCCGTTCGCGCTGGCCCTCGCGGGCCGGGAGTTCGTGAAGGCCGTGGCGATCGTGTCCGGACAGGATGACCTGGCCTGGCCGGCCCTGGCTCCCAGGCTGCACCCCGACGTGGCCGCGATGGTGCGTGCCGCGCGGGGGGATCCCCAGGGCTTCGAGCAGTCCTTCGCGGAGATGGCCACGGCGGACGGACTGTGGCAGCTCATCCTCGGAATGAGTGGCGAGCGCGATCGGGCGCTCTACCTGAGCGAGCCCTTCGGCGCGGCGTATCAGCGCTGCCTGCGGGAGGGCTTCTCCCAGGGCGCGCGCGGGTACGCGAGGGATCTCGTCAACGCGCTGGGCCCCTGGCTGGTGGAGCCGGAGCGCATCTCCGTCAAGGTGGACCTCTGGTACGGCGGCCTGGACACGAGCACGGTCCACTCGCCCGACTTCGGCGCCACCCTGGCCGCCCGCCTGCCGAACGCGACCCTCACGGTGGATCCCCACGCGGGCGGATCAATCCTTTGGACGAGGGCCCGGGACATCCTCGCGAGGCTCGAGAGCCACGTTTCGGGGAGCGCAGCGAGCGCGGGGCGTTAGGCCGCGAAGCGGATGTGTGTCTGGTTACCTTCCAGGCAGCATCCGGCGGACCACTGGTTGACCCGCGTGAGGCGCCCAACCGTTGGCGTGAACACGCGGGGAGCCCGCTCCGGGCCCCCATGAGGAGGAGCGGACATGGCGAGGTTGATCCGTGAAGTGATGACGCGCAACGTGGAGGTCATCAGTCCGAACGACACCGTGCGCGAGGCGGCCCGGAAGATGCGCGACCTGGATGTGGGGCCCATTCCCATCTGTGACGGCAAGCGGGTGCAGGGGATGATCACCGACCGCGACATCGTGGTGCGCGCCATCGCCGAGGACATGGATCCGGCCCGGACGCCCGTGTCCGCCATCATGTCCAAGGGGATCCAATACTGCTTCGAGGACGATCAAGCCGAGGACGTGCTCGAGCGCATGGAGGAGTTGCAGTTGCGCCGCTTCATCGTGGTGGATCGCGACAAGAAGCTCGTGGGCATCGTGGCGCTGGGCGACCTGGCGGGTGAGGAGAGTGGACGCCGCGTGGGCAAGGCACTCGAGGGCATCTCCGAGCCCGCGAGCCACTGAGCCGCGGGACACCGGAGCCCGGGTGGACCGGGCTCCGGGGCGGTTCATGGGGTGACGAGCCCGTAGGATGGAGCCTTACTCCATCTGGAGGGCGGCTCATGGCACCTCGTCTGATCGGCGTACTCTTGCTGTTGGTCCTACTGTCCGCGTGTAGCGCCACACGCGTCGTGCGCCTCGACATGGGCCGAGGCCAGACTGTCGTTCCCCTGGATGGGCAGCCCCCGGCTTCTCAATGGGCCGAGGTGGATGCTCGAGTGACCCGGGAGTACCTGCGGTTCTGCGAGGCCATCGGGAAGCCTGGAGATTGCCGGGGGGTGCTGATGAACAGCCCTCTCCTCAGCGGGGATAGCCGCTACGCCCTCGCCATGTCCTTCGCCATCGATGCCGTCATTCCCGAGATGATGGAGGCGTTCAAGGACATGGCCGATCCCGAGGCGATCAAGGCCTCCATCCTCTGGACGATGACCCTCTACGCTTCGATGTGGATGGCACCCGAACCCGTGTTCTCCAAGGGGATCGCGACGGTCGTGACGGCCAGTTTCATTTGTTACATCGGAGTGGATACGTTCTGGACGCTCATCCAGGGCTGGAGACGTTTGGCGAAGCTTCTCTCGACCGAGGGCACCTCACTCAACAAGTTGGTGACCCGGAGCCAGTGATGGAGACGACTCGCATTCCGAAGAAGTATTTCAAGCTGTCTCAGGAGGTTGATGGCTCTGGAGGCTGGGATCTTGGCAATCCCACGGATCCACAGGGCCGAGAGGTGGATAACCCATGGAGCTTCAGAGAAGGCCTGCCGGTCGCGGACCCGGGACGATTGACGCTTCCCGTTGGTCGCCCGGGCAGGGCTCTCGACTTCACCCTCGCGGGCTTCAGCATCCCGGTCGTTCACGCCAGGGTGGCAGCCCTGTTCAGGGAATTGGCTCCCCGTGATGTTCAGCTTCTTCCGGTGGACATCCCAGGGCAGCCAGACCCGTTCTGCATCCTCGTTGCCACACGGCTCATCCAGTGCATCGATGACCAGGCCTCCGAGGAGGTGGAGTATTGGATGCCGGAGGATGGGCGGCCCGAGAAGGTCGGACAGTATCGGGACGTGTCCGGCATGCGCATCGATCCCTCGAAGATTGGTGACGCCCAGGTGTTTCGCACCTGGGGGTGGACCATCGCGCTCATCGTCTCCGAGGAACTCAAGGAGGCCTTGGAGCGGATGGGCGCCACGGGGGCGAAGTTCAAGGAGGTTTGACCCGCGGTCATTGGACTCCTTGCCTTCGCCCTCCGTTCACCCACGGCTCAGCCCAGATCGAACAGCAGGGCCTCGAGCGGCTCGGTGGCGGAGAGTTCCAGCCGAGACTCCTCGGACACGGCCACGCCGTCACCGGCCTTGAGCGTCACGCCGTTGAGCGTGCCCGCGCCGCGCGCCACCTGCAGCCACGCGTGCCTCCCCGGCGCCAGGGTGTACTCCGTCTTCTCTCCCCGGCCCAGCACGGTGCTGTACAGCCGCAGATCCTGGTGCACCTTCAACGAGCTGTCCTGTCCCTCGGGGGATACCACCAGCCGGAAGCGGCCCTGGCGCTCCGTGAGTGGGAACTCCTTCTGCTCGTAGCCGGGCGTCAGCCCCTTGCGCTCCGGGAGGATCCAGATCTGCAGGAGGTGCACCTCCTCGTCCGAGTTGTTCATCTCGCTGTGCAGCACGCCCGTGCCCGCCGTCATCCGTTGCATCTCTCCCGCGCGCAGCACGCCCACCGAGCCCAGGCTGTCACGGTGCTCCAACTGCCCGCTGAGCACGTAGGTAATGATTTCCATGTCCCGGTGGGGGTGCGCGCCGAAGCCGCTGTGCGCGGCCACCCGGTCCTCGTTGATGACGCGCAGGGAGCGAAAGCCCATGGCGGACGGGTCGAAGTAGTCCCCGAACGAGAAGGTGTGGTGGGAGTCCAACCATCCGTGGTTCGCATGGCCGCGCGCTTCTGAATTCCGAACGATGATCATGATGCCGTGTCTCCTTCGCCAGACATCATGCGAGTGGGACCCGGCCCGCGCCAGACGTGCTCCCCGGGACACACTGTCCTATCCACGGGACATCGGATTCCAGGTCGCGGCCCAGCGCTCGCGCGCGAGCTCCACGAAGGCCATCACCTTGGGCGCATGGTGGCGGCTGCTGGGATAGACGGCATGCACGGGTGTCTCGGCGGCGGTCCAGTCGGGCAGCAGGTGTTGCAGACGTCCGCTCGTTACGTCCTCGGCGCAGGAGATGTTGGGCAGCAGGGCGATGCCCGCGCCCGCCAGGGCCATGCCGCGCAACATGTCCGGCTCGTTCACCGC
Above is a window of Cystobacter fuscus DNA encoding:
- the hmpA gene encoding NO-inducible flavohemoprotein, producing MLNAQQRAIVKATVPLLETGGEALTTHFYRIMLGEYPEVRPLFNQAHQASGAQPRALANAVLRYARHIDELEQLGGLMKQIINKHVALRVLPEHYPIVGTCLLRAIREVLGAQVATDEVIAAWAAAYQQLADLLISSEERVYEETAQARGGWRGGREFRVIRKEQESAEIISFYLAPADGGPLMDFVPGQYIGMRLVIDGVEMRRNYSLSAVPNGESYRISVKREPNGKVSNHLHDRVGVGDSLELFPPAGEFTLSPSTKPLVLISGGVGITPTLAMLTAALPQGRPIHFIHCARNAGVHAFREWVDAQAGKHPHLRRFYCYSQVTEGAPQPDAVGLLDRELLARWLPEARDIDVYFLGPKPFMAAIQRSLRELGVPEQQCHYEFFGPAASLA
- a CDS encoding alpha/beta fold hydrolase yields the protein MNTGVLPPERRSSLRLGDGRVLAWSEWGPPEGLPVLFCTGAAMSGSLGFGANHLAELGSRLIAIDRPGLGASDAHPGKTLASWVEDTRQLLLALGSLRDVTAVGFSQGAPFALALAGREFVKAVAIVSGQDDLAWPALAPRLHPDVAAMVRAARGDPQGFEQSFAEMATADGLWQLILGMSGERDRALYLSEPFGAAYQRCLREGFSQGARGYARDLVNALGPWLVEPERISVKVDLWYGGLDTSTVHSPDFGATLAARLPNATLTVDPHAGGSILWTRARDILARLESHVSGSAASAGR
- a CDS encoding CBS domain-containing protein, which encodes MARLIREVMTRNVEVISPNDTVREAARKMRDLDVGPIPICDGKRVQGMITDRDIVVRAIAEDMDPARTPVSAIMSKGIQYCFEDDQAEDVLERMEELQLRRFIVVDRDKKLVGIVALGDLAGEESGRRVGKALEGISEPASH
- a CDS encoding imm11 family protein; the encoded protein is MPKKYFKLSQEVDGSGGWDLGNPTDPQGREVDNPWSFREGLPVADPGRLTLPVGRPGRALDFTLAGFSIPVVHARVAALFRELAPRDVQLLPVDIPGQPDPFCILVATRLIQCIDDQASEEVEYWMPEDGRPEKVGQYRDVSGMRIDPSKIGDAQVFRTWGWTIALIVSEELKEALERMGATGAKFKEV
- a CDS encoding pirin family protein, with translation MIIVRNSEARGHANHGWLDSHHTFSFGDYFDPSAMGFRSLRVINEDRVAAHSGFGAHPHRDMEIITYVLSGQLEHRDSLGSVGVLRAGEMQRMTAGTGVLHSEMNNSDEEVHLLQIWILPERKGLTPGYEQKEFPLTERQGRFRLVVSPEGQDSSLKVHQDLRLYSTVLGRGEKTEYTLAPGRHAWLQVARGAGTLNGVTLKAGDGVAVSEESRLELSATEPLEALLFDLG